The Stenotrophomonas maltophilia genome segment GCATGACCGCCAGCGGCATCGCACCGCGCCTGCTGACCCCGACCACCCGCGAGTTCTGGATGAGCGGCAGCGAGTACCAGGCCAACATCGCCTCGATGCTGCTGCAGCACAAGCAGATCGAGGTGCTGCCCCGCTTCTGGCAGCACACCATCAGCGCGGTGCTGGTGGCGCTGTGCGTGATCCTGCTCGGCCTGCGCCTGCCGTGGCTGGCAGCACTGAGTTCGCTGCCGCTTGCCCCTCTGCTGAGCTGGTTGCTGTTGCGCACCAGCAACCTCTGGTGGGCGCCAGCCACCGCCCTGCTGGGCGTCCTGCTGGTCCTGCTGGCCTGGGCGATCTGGCGGATTTCGGCCTGGCACCGGCAGGCCAACCGCGACGCACTGACCGGCCTTGGCAATCGCCTGCGTTTCGAACAGGCGCTGCAGCAGGAATGCGACGCCGCACGACGCAACGGCAAGCCACTGAGCCTGGCGCTGATTGATGTCGACCACTTCAAGCGCCACAACGACCGCCATGGCCACCAGGTCGGCGACCGCGTGCTGCGGGACGTCGCCCGGTTGATCGGCGCGCATGCGCGGCGGCCGCGCGACATGGCCGCGCGTTACGGTGGCGATGAATTCGCGCTGGTATTGCCCGATACCCCGGCCGAAGGCGCGCGGCTTGTCATCCAGGACCTGATCGACTGCGTACGTGCATTGCCGGTACACGGTGACGGCAGCGACGATCGGGTGACGCTCACCATCGGCGTGTTTACCCGGGTACCGGAAGGCGAGCTGCAACCGCATCATTTCGTCGAAGGGGCCGACACCGCGCTGTACCAGGCCAAAGCGAATGGACGCGACGGGTATGTGATCGACGGCGGCGCGTGACCGGTGCCACCGGGTGCAACATACGCATGCGAATGGTTAGACTGGACACCTCGCCCAGCGCCCCCGGATCCGCATGAACGCCCGTCTGTTCCGCTTCGGCATCAACCTCTGGCCGCCCTTCCTGTTCACCGGCATCCACGTCACCCGCATCACCCCCGACTACCGGCAGATCGATGTCGAGCTGCGCCTGCGGCCATGGAACCGCAACTACGTCGGCACCCACTTCGGTGGCAGCCTGTTCGCGATGACCGATCCGTTCTGGATGCTCGGCCTGCTGCACATCCTCGGCCGCGACTACTACGTGTGGGATCGCGCCGGCGCCATCGACTTCCTCAAGCCCGGCCGCGGCACGGTACGCACATCATTCCGCATCGACGACGCGCTGCTGGACGAACTGCGCGCCGAAGCGGCCAGTGGCGAGAAGGTGCTGCGCTGGTTCAGCAACGACGTGATCAATGAAAGCGGCGAGGTGGTCGCACAGGTCCGCAAGCAGGTGTACCTGCGGTTGAAGCCACACGCACGCTGAGCGCGCCTCAATCGCGCGCCAACGCAGTCGAAGCTGGCTCCGCCTGCAGCGGCACCGACAGCCACGGGCTTTCGTCGTTGCTGCGGGACGGCGAGCGGCGCGGCACCTGCAGATGGCGGCCATCCGCCGACAAGCGCGGCACCCGCACCGGCGAGGCGAACTGCGCCGGCAACCCCTGCAGGGCATCCACCGGATCCCCCGGCTGCTGCCGCAGCCAGCGCTGTGCGCCCAGCAGGCGCAGCATCGCCGCGGCGTCCTGGGTGCGCGACGAATAGGCCGGATAGACCGGACCGGCAATGTCGGTCAACAGGCAACCCATGACGTTCGACAGGCAACCAAAGTCACGCTGCGGCGGCGCCGGTGCCGGCAACGGACGGTCCGCCTCCAGCGCAGCGGTCGCCGTCGCGCCACAGGCCCAACCGAGATTGCCGGCCGCACGGGCCAGGGTGCTGCTGCGGTCCAGTACCAGCGCGCCGCCGAATTCCCGCGCCGAGGTCTCGATCGCCACCCGGTTCATCGCATACTCGCCCTGCATCGCACGGCACAGGCTCTGCTCGTCGGCCCGCATCGGCTGCATGGCCTGTTCGCATTCGGCCGGCAGCGGGTGATCGGCAGGCAGTTCGACCAGCATGTCGGCCAGCAGCTGCGCGTTGGCCTGTACCAGGCTGGCGCCGATGATGCTTTCGACCAGATAGCTGCCACCGGGCACCAGCCGCCGGCCCAGCTGCACTCCCCGGCAGCTGCCGCGCAGGGCACCATCGATGTCACCCTGTACGAACGCCAGCGCGCGTGCGCTGGTGGCATCGACCACCAGCCCGTAGGTCGGCATCGGCACCAGGATGCCCTCGCCCTTCGGCTGGAACGGCGATACGAAGTAGTCTGCTTCGGCGAGCTGATCCAGCCGCGCGTGCAACTGCTGGTGCCCGGCATGGGCCTCCACGAAGCGTTGCGGGTCCGCGCGGACCTGGGCGAGGCAGCCGCGGGCGGCCGGCCCGCAACTGGCACCGGGCCGCGAGCGCAGCTCGGCATGGTTGGCCACCAGGTGTGTCTGGCCGCCGCTGCTGCCCCGCAGGTCGGCCTCCCAACGGCGCACGTCCTCGGCCAACGCCTGCTCGCGCTGGCGGGCATCCAGATCGTCGAACGGCAGCGTCCACAACAGGGCATAACCGTTGCGCCCGCTCGCCGGCAGCCGCGCTTCCAGCCGTTGCTGCGCCTGCAACCGCGATTCCGGCACCGGCCACATGCGTGAGGCGCACCACACCACGATGGTCAACAGCAGCAGGCCCGCCAGGGTCCAGCCCAGTCCGCGCAGAATCTTCAACACAGCTTCCCTTCCATGGCTCGTTGCCGCAGTCGATCCACCAGCGTAATCGACCGGCAGTGACCGCTACAATGCGCACATGTCGCTCGAAGCCCCCGCCCTGGTCCCCCGCCCCTCCCTGCAGCGCCTGTTCCTGACCGGCCTGCTGACCCTGCTGCCGATCTGGCTGACCTGGGTCGTGGTCAAGTTCGTGTTCGTGTTGCTGTCGGGCATTTCCAGCCCGCTGGTGGTACCGCTGTCCGAGCAGATCGCGACAAGCTTCCCGCACTACCTCGGCTGGGTCCGCGCCGAATGGATCCAGGACACCATCGCCCTGCTGGCCACCCTGCTGGTGATCCTGGCGGTGGGCGTGGCCAGCCGCCGCGTGCTCGGCCAGCGCCTGCTGCGCTGGGTGGGCGCGGTCATCAAGCGCATTCCGCTGGCCAGCATCATCTACGACAGCGCAAAGAAGCTGCTGGACATGCTGCAGACCGAACCGGGCAGCACCCAGCGCGTGGTGCTGATCGACTTCCCGCACCGCGACATGAAATCGGTCGGACTGGTCACCCGCGTGATCAAGGAACACGGCACCGACCGTGAGCTGGCCGCGGTGTATGTACCGACCACGCCAAACCCGACCTCGGGCTACCTGGAAATCGTGCCGGTGGAACTGCTGACCCCGACTGACTGGACCGTCGACCAGGCCATGAGCTTCATCATTTCCGGCGGCGCCGTCGCACCGTCCAGCGTGCCGTTCACCCGCGCCGGCGAACGCACCGGCGAACGCACCGAATGACCCCGGCGCCGATCGAGCGCCCGCTGCAGGACCGCGCGGTCCTGCTGTTCATCGTGCTGGCCGCGTTCTTCTGCGGCAATGCGGTGCTGGCCGAGCTGATCGGGGT includes the following:
- a CDS encoding DUF4442 domain-containing protein, producing MNARLFRFGINLWPPFLFTGIHVTRITPDYRQIDVELRLRPWNRNYVGTHFGGSLFAMTDPFWMLGLLHILGRDYYVWDRAGAIDFLKPGRGTVRTSFRIDDALLDELRAEAASGEKVLRWFSNDVINESGEVVAQVRKQVYLRLKPHAR
- a CDS encoding CHASE2 domain-containing protein — protein: MRRSPLPWSKRILLAMLAGILTLVASQGQWLWRQDEATYDAMVGNWDYRPDPSVLIVAIDEGSLQRIGQWPWPRSVHARLLDRLTDAGAERVALDLMLSEPDRRDSRQDEALAAAIRRNGRVVLPVLAAPAAGDRMAEEMLPVPQIAASAAAIGHTDVEVDSDGVARGIYLHAGIGKAHWPALGLALTGLPAGAVRGLPDPDPEVGSPYQWRRNDYVRVRYAGPPEQLPQVSYADVLVDMAMLHGRRIIVGMTASGIAPRLLTPTTREFWMSGSEYQANIASMLLQHKQIEVLPRFWQHTISAVLVALCVILLGLRLPWLAALSSLPLAPLLSWLLLRTSNLWWAPATALLGVLLVLLAWAIWRISAWHRQANRDALTGLGNRLRFEQALQQECDAARRNGKPLSLALIDVDHFKRHNDRHGHQVGDRVLRDVARLIGAHARRPRDMAARYGGDEFALVLPDTPAEGARLVIQDLIDCVRALPVHGDGSDDRVTLTIGVFTRVPEGELQPHHFVEGADTALYQAKANGRDGYVIDGGA
- a CDS encoding DUF502 domain-containing protein, with the protein product MSLEAPALVPRPSLQRLFLTGLLTLLPIWLTWVVVKFVFVLLSGISSPLVVPLSEQIATSFPHYLGWVRAEWIQDTIALLATLLVILAVGVASRRVLGQRLLRWVGAVIKRIPLASIIYDSAKKLLDMLQTEPGSTQRVVLIDFPHRDMKSVGLVTRVIKEHGTDRELAAVYVPTTPNPTSGYLEIVPVELLTPTDWTVDQAMSFIISGGAVAPSSVPFTRAGERTGERTE